Proteins encoded in a region of the Nicotiana tomentosiformis chromosome 9, ASM39032v3, whole genome shotgun sequence genome:
- the LOC104111891 gene encoding uncharacterized protein → MVEDKIDNNEVDQWGEIPMVLQQKSMEYSIKSKSTLRARYSYGIIFLITNLIAWFVRDYGERALPLLHYSKACGIGGSECSHTMGVLRVSLGCFIFFLVMFLTTCFTSKLCEVRNAWHSGWWILKFVMLIIFMVIPFFIPSDYIQLYGEFARVGAGVFLVLQLISVIEFITWWNNYWMPDERKKQSCSLGLFMSTICYIASICGILVMYVLYASKTSCSLNIFFISWTAILLVVMMAVSLHSKVNRGLLSSGIMASYVVFLCWSAIRSEPATLKCSPQQQNSGNGGWTTVIGFLIGICAIVMATFSTGIDSQTFQFRKDKVQSEDDIPYKYGFFHLVFSLGAMYFAMLFISWNLDGLPRKWSIDVGWASTWVKIVNEWFAATIYLWKLILPAVRQTKVMDHEEPKQEMDNSTSV, encoded by the exons ATGGTAGAGGACAAAATAGATAACAATGAGGTAGATCAATGGGGAGAAATCCCTATGGTATTACAACAGAAGAGTATGGAATATTCAATTAAAAGCAAGAGTACATTGCGAGCTCGTTATTCCTATGGCATTATATTCTTGATAACAAATCTTATAGCTTGGTTCGTACGTGATTATGGAGAAAGGGCTCTTCCTCTGCTTCATT ATTCAAAAGCATGTGGAATTGGTGGAAGTGAATGTTCTCATACAATGGGGGTTCTTCGTGTGAGTTTAGGTTGCTTT attttctttttagtaatgtTTCTTACAACATGTTTCACAAGCAAATTGTGTGAAGTTCGCAACGCATGGCACTCTGGATGGTGGATTTTGAAGTTTGTTATGCTGATAATTTTTATGGTGATTCCATTTTTTATCCCCTCGGATTACATCCAGTTATATG GTGAATTCGCTCGAGTTGGTGCAGG GGTTTTTCTCGTCCTCCAGCTGATAAGCGTGATCGAGTTCATTACATGGTGGAATAACTACTGGATGCCTGATGAAAGAAAGAAACAAAG CTGCTCTCTTGGTTTATTCATGTCGACAATATGTTACATCGCGTCCATTTGTGGAATTTTGGTGATGTATGTGCTTTATGCCTCCAAAACATCATGCAGTTTGAACATATTCTTCATCTCCTGGACTGCAATTTTGCTGGTAGTAATGATGGCTGTATCCTTACACTCTAAG GTTAATAGGGGACTCTTATCTTCAGGGATTATGGCTTCTTATGTTGTCTTTCTCTGTTGGAGTGCTATTCGAAG CGAGCCTGCCACCCTAAAATGCAGCCCTCAGCAGCAAAACAGTGGGAATGGTGGTTGGACTACTGTAATT GGTTTCTTGATTGGTATATGCGCCATCGTCATGGCAACATTCTCAACTGGCATTGATTCACAAACATTTCAG TTTCGCAAGGATAAAGTTCAATCGGAAGATGACATTCCCTATAAATATGGATTCTTTCATCTAGTGTTCTCCTTAGGAGCAATGTATTTTGCTATGCTATTCATCAGTTGGAATCTAgatggcttgcctagaaa ATGGAGTATTGATGTTGGCTGGGCTAGTACTTGGGTTAAGATAGTCAATGAGTGGTTTGCTGCTACAATCTATT TGTGGAAATTGATATTGCCAGCAGTAAGACAGACCAAAGTGATGGATCATGAAGAGCCAAAACAGGAAATGGACAACTCAACTTCAGTGTGA